In the Silurus meridionalis isolate SWU-2019-XX chromosome 6, ASM1480568v1, whole genome shotgun sequence genome, one interval contains:
- the gal3st4 gene encoding galactose-3-O-sulfotransferase 4 isoform X2 — protein sequence MRRLGCYRMGPMWKALLVFVVIAFAGQLLGILFNKSWVQPERPRSLFSIPENNQGPPLGSCRPQKHIMFLKTHKTASSTVLNMLYRFGEEQGLRFALPLGYQFGYPLPFIAQRVKGYRGPHVAMFDIMANHMRFYKPEVEKVMPADTFYFSILRDPVALAESSYAYYKNVAPAFRRSKGLGDFADNPNKYYDPRLRNNHYARNLLWFDFGLDHNANYSLALAKRGEAAVRRNFKLILISEYFDQSMVLLRHALCWPLDAVVSFSLNARQQISKSRSGWVGKAAAPASLQLTEEQRQKLREWNALDWHLYQAFNSTFWDEVERFGRARMDTEVTLLRSRREVLAHVCLRDGGRPVEASRIRDRAIRPFQSGLVKILGYELQPGLDNATRQACLRMIRPEIQYKDLLDLRQFPHAQPRPGAAVVTNELVVKKDSSPHRTEQHAGESLERDWDGTLLVHNQSQEHVDIKGKLR from the exons ATGCGCCGGCTGGGATGCTATCGGATGGGGCCCATGTGGAAAGCACTCCTGGTGTTTGTGGTCATTGCCTTTGCAGGCCAGCTCTTGGGGATTCTCTTCAATAAAAG TTGGGTGCAACCGGAGCGGCCTCGATCTTTGTTCTCTATTCCCGAGAACAATCAAGGGCCTCCTCTGGGCTCCTGCAGGCCCCAAAAACACATCATGTTCCTGAAGACCCACAAGACAGCAAGCAGCACCGTTCTTAACATGCTCTACCGCTTCGGTGAGGAGCAGGGCCTGCGTTTTGCCCTACCATTGGGCTACCAGTTTGGCTACCCACTCCCTTTCATAGCCCAGAGGGTCAAAGGGTACAGGGGTCCCCATGTGGCCATGTTTGACATCATGGCAAACCACATGCGATTTTACAAGCCAGAG GTAGAGAAAGTCATGCCTGCAGATACTTTCTATTTCTCTATTTTACGAGACCCTGTGGCATTAGCCGAGTCCTCCTATGCCTATTACAAAAATGTTGCCCCTGCCTTCCGACGTTCGAAGGGACTAGGTGACTTTGCAGATAACCCGAACAAATACTACGATCCCCGACTGCGCAACAACCACTATGCCCGCAACTTGTTGTGGTTTGACTTTGGTCTTGATCACAATGCTAACTACTCCTTGGCTCTTGCAAAGCGTGGTGAAGCAGCAGTACGACGCAACTTTAAACTTATTCTTATATCCGAGTACTTTGACCAGTCCATGGTGCTACTCCGACATGCTTTATGCTGGCCTCTGGATGCTGTTGTGTCTTTTAGCCTAAATGCTAGACAGCAGATATCCAAGAGCAGGTCAGGCTGGGTGGGAAAGGCAGCTGCTCCAGCATCTTTGCAACTGACAGAAGAGCAGCGTCAGAAGTTGCGTGAGTGGAACGCCTTGGATTGGCACCTGTACCAAGCCTTTAACAGCACTTTCTGGGATGAGGTGGAGCGATTTGGACGAGCAAGAATGGATACTGAGGTGACATTATTGAGGAGTAGGCGTGAGGTTTTGGCCCACGTTTGTCTGCGTGATGGAGGCCGGCCAGTTGAAGCTAGCCGCATTCGAGACAGGGCCATCCGTCCTTTTCAGAGTGGCCTAGTGAAGATTTTGGGTTACGAGTTGCAGCCAGGTCTGGACAATGCCACTAGGCAGGCCTGTCTGCGTATGATTAGGCCAGAGATCCAATACAAGGATCTGTTGGATCTTCGACAGTTCCCACATGCCCAGCCACGTCCAGGAGCAGCAGTGGTGACAAATGAGCTTGTTGTTAAGAAGGATTCATCACCTCATAGGACTGAACAGCATGCTGGAGAATCATTAGAAAGGGATTGGGATGGAACCTTACTGGTCCATAATCAATCCCAAGAACATGTGGACATAAAGGGAAAACTGAGATAA
- the gal3st4 gene encoding galactose-3-O-sulfotransferase 4 isoform X1, producing the protein MLFRLFTRRMRRLGCYRMGPMWKALLVFVVIAFAGQLLGILFNKSWVQPERPRSLFSIPENNQGPPLGSCRPQKHIMFLKTHKTASSTVLNMLYRFGEEQGLRFALPLGYQFGYPLPFIAQRVKGYRGPHVAMFDIMANHMRFYKPEVEKVMPADTFYFSILRDPVALAESSYAYYKNVAPAFRRSKGLGDFADNPNKYYDPRLRNNHYARNLLWFDFGLDHNANYSLALAKRGEAAVRRNFKLILISEYFDQSMVLLRHALCWPLDAVVSFSLNARQQISKSRSGWVGKAAAPASLQLTEEQRQKLREWNALDWHLYQAFNSTFWDEVERFGRARMDTEVTLLRSRREVLAHVCLRDGGRPVEASRIRDRAIRPFQSGLVKILGYELQPGLDNATRQACLRMIRPEIQYKDLLDLRQFPHAQPRPGAAVVTNELVVKKDSSPHRTEQHAGESLERDWDGTLLVHNQSQEHVDIKGKLR; encoded by the exons ATGCTGTTCAGACTGTTTACGAG GAGGATGCGCCGGCTGGGATGCTATCGGATGGGGCCCATGTGGAAAGCACTCCTGGTGTTTGTGGTCATTGCCTTTGCAGGCCAGCTCTTGGGGATTCTCTTCAATAAAAG TTGGGTGCAACCGGAGCGGCCTCGATCTTTGTTCTCTATTCCCGAGAACAATCAAGGGCCTCCTCTGGGCTCCTGCAGGCCCCAAAAACACATCATGTTCCTGAAGACCCACAAGACAGCAAGCAGCACCGTTCTTAACATGCTCTACCGCTTCGGTGAGGAGCAGGGCCTGCGTTTTGCCCTACCATTGGGCTACCAGTTTGGCTACCCACTCCCTTTCATAGCCCAGAGGGTCAAAGGGTACAGGGGTCCCCATGTGGCCATGTTTGACATCATGGCAAACCACATGCGATTTTACAAGCCAGAG GTAGAGAAAGTCATGCCTGCAGATACTTTCTATTTCTCTATTTTACGAGACCCTGTGGCATTAGCCGAGTCCTCCTATGCCTATTACAAAAATGTTGCCCCTGCCTTCCGACGTTCGAAGGGACTAGGTGACTTTGCAGATAACCCGAACAAATACTACGATCCCCGACTGCGCAACAACCACTATGCCCGCAACTTGTTGTGGTTTGACTTTGGTCTTGATCACAATGCTAACTACTCCTTGGCTCTTGCAAAGCGTGGTGAAGCAGCAGTACGACGCAACTTTAAACTTATTCTTATATCCGAGTACTTTGACCAGTCCATGGTGCTACTCCGACATGCTTTATGCTGGCCTCTGGATGCTGTTGTGTCTTTTAGCCTAAATGCTAGACAGCAGATATCCAAGAGCAGGTCAGGCTGGGTGGGAAAGGCAGCTGCTCCAGCATCTTTGCAACTGACAGAAGAGCAGCGTCAGAAGTTGCGTGAGTGGAACGCCTTGGATTGGCACCTGTACCAAGCCTTTAACAGCACTTTCTGGGATGAGGTGGAGCGATTTGGACGAGCAAGAATGGATACTGAGGTGACATTATTGAGGAGTAGGCGTGAGGTTTTGGCCCACGTTTGTCTGCGTGATGGAGGCCGGCCAGTTGAAGCTAGCCGCATTCGAGACAGGGCCATCCGTCCTTTTCAGAGTGGCCTAGTGAAGATTTTGGGTTACGAGTTGCAGCCAGGTCTGGACAATGCCACTAGGCAGGCCTGTCTGCGTATGATTAGGCCAGAGATCCAATACAAGGATCTGTTGGATCTTCGACAGTTCCCACATGCCCAGCCACGTCCAGGAGCAGCAGTGGTGACAAATGAGCTTGTTGTTAAGAAGGATTCATCACCTCATAGGACTGAACAGCATGCTGGAGAATCATTAGAAAGGGATTGGGATGGAACCTTACTGGTCCATAATCAATCCCAAGAACATGTGGACATAAAGGGAAAACTGAGATAA